A region from the Lycium barbarum isolate Lr01 chromosome 8, ASM1917538v2, whole genome shotgun sequence genome encodes:
- the LOC132607683 gene encoding uncharacterized mitochondrial protein AtMg00820-like — MADSSGNSNTFSPPQPSSPLVTRPSRPVVPPERTHQMRLRYMPPTTNLSVSSLSPPSHEPTCFSEANKHSEWRAAMAQEMDALLRNGTWTLVPYNSSMNVLGCKWVFRIKRNASGTIERYKARLVAKGFHQLEGKDYSETFSPIVKPATIRVVLAIATSHD; from the coding sequence ATGGCTGATTCCAGTGGCAATTCTAATACTTTTTCGCCTCCTCAACCTTCGTCCCCACTGGTTACACGTCCCTCTCGTCCAGTTGTGCCTCCTGAGCGTACCCACCAAATGCGTCTTCGTTACATGCCTCCTACTACTAACCTCTCTgtctcttctctttctcctccatCCCATGAACCTACATGCTTCTCTGAAGCAAACAAACACAGTGAATGGCGGGCTGCAATGGCTCAAGAAATGGATGCCCTTCTACGCAATGGCACTTGGACATTGGTTCCTTATAACTCCTCCATGAATGTTCTTGGTTGCAAGTGGGTGTTTCGCATCAAAAGAAATGCTTCCGGCACTATTGAGCGCTATAAAGCTCGTCTAGTAGCCAAAGGTTTTCATCAGCTTGAAGGCAAGGATTACTCTGAAACGTTCAGTCCTATTGTCAAACCAGCCACCATTCGAGTTGTTCTAGCTATTGCCACATCTCATGACTAG